The following proteins are encoded in a genomic region of Arachis stenosperma cultivar V10309 chromosome 4, arast.V10309.gnm1.PFL2, whole genome shotgun sequence:
- the LOC130976254 gene encoding pentatricopeptide repeat-containing protein At2g18940, chloroplastic: protein MEGTLFPNRPVLPAPPNKPKRPLKSKPTTLLPPLNPPPPPPSPPPSFQLDSLLHHLQNLTAVTPTQNDMTHFPSLQVLLDSSERKQPNSGSDPRIGQDHIFDAKFEFLSEKGKLMLNSIVGSPLRRLNDFFDSAKFELLEVDLTSLLRALDLSGNWERAILLFQWLLLNFGDESLRVDNQLIEITAKILGRESQHSIASKLFDLIPVEEYSLDIKAYTTILHAYARTGKYKRAIYIFEKMKESGLDPSLVTYNVMLDVYGKMGRSWSKILRLLDEMRDKGLEFDEFTCSTVISACGREGMLEEARKFFAEIKSNGYKPGTVTYNSLLQVFGKAGVYAEALSILKEMEDNNCPPDAVTYNELVAAYVRAGFLDEGAGVIDTMTSGGVMPNAVTYTTIINAYGKAGNEDKALKLFAQMKESGCVPNVCTYNAVLAMLGKKMRSKDMIKVFCDMKLNRCAPNRATWNTMLAVCGDKGKHNYVNQVLREMKNCGFEPDKDTFNTLISAYGRCGSEVDAAKMYGEMIKAGFTPCVTTYNSLLNALARRGDWKAAESVIQDMAKKGFKPNETSYSLLLHCYSKNGNIKGIEKVEKEIYNGQVFPSWMLSRTLVIAYSKCRHLKGMERTFQQLQKNGYKPDLVIVNAMLSMFVRNKLYDKAHEMVHFVHEIGLQPNLVTYNSLMDLHAREGECWKAEELLKGIQSSGHKPDVVSYNTVIKGFCKQGLMQEAIRVHSEMTANGIRPCIFTYNTFLAGYSGQGLFKEAEEVIMYMIEHNCRPNEMSYKIVVDAYCKAKKYKEAVIFVSEIKQFDDSFDDQSVKRLSSYIWEISGS, encoded by the coding sequence ATGGAGGGTACCCTCTTCCCCAATAGGCCAGTGTTACCAGCGCCACCAAACAAACCCAAAAGGCCTTTGAAATCGAAGCCAACAACACTTCTTCCACCTCTTAACCCTCCTCCGCCGCCACCATCTCCGCCACCATCATTTCAATTGGATTCTCTTCTCCATCACTTGCAGAATCTCACTGCTGTCACTCCAACTCAGAACGACATGACCCATTTCCCTTCTTTACAGGTACTCCTTGATTCCTCTGAGAGAAAGCAACCCAATTCAGGTTCTGACCCCAGGATTGGTCAAGACCATATCTTTGATGCAAAGTTTGAATTTTTATCTGAAAAGGGTAAGTTGATGCTCAATTCGATTGTTGGGTCACCTTTGCGTCGCTTGAATGATTTTTTTGATTCTGCGAAATTTGAGTTGCTTGAAGTTGATTTGACAAGCCTGTTGAGGGCTTTGGACCTTTCTGGGAATTGGGAAAGGGCCATTTTGTTGTTTCAGTGGTTATTGTTGAATTTTGGGGATGAGAGTTTGAGGGTGGATAACCAGCTTATTGAAATTACGGCTAAGATATTAGGGAGAGAATCGCAGCATTCGATTGCATCCAAACTGTTTGATTTAATTCCTGTTGAAGAATACTCTCTTGATATCAAGGCTTACACCACTATTCTTCATGCATATGCTCGCACTGGAAAGTATAAGCGAGCTATTTATATCTTTGAGAAGATGAAGGAGAGTGGTCTTGATCCTAGTTTGGTCACTTACAATGTTATGCTTGATGTTTATGGCAAGATGGGTCGTTCCTGGAGTAAAATCTTGCGCCTATTGGATGAGATGAGAGACAAAGGGCTCGAGTTCGATGAGTTTACGTGCAGCACTGTGATCTCTGCTTGTGGGAGAGAGGGCATGCTAGAGGAAGCAAGGAAATTTTTCGctgaaataaaatccaatggCTATAAACCGGGAACTGTTACTTATAATTCGCTGCTGCAGGTGTTTGGAAAGGCTGGAGTTTATGCAGAGGCGTTGAGCATCTTAAAGGAAATGGAGGATAACAATTGCCCACCTGATGCTGTCACTTACAATGAGCTTGTGGCAGCATATGTAAGAGCTGGGTTTCTTGATGAAGGTGCCGGTGTCATAGATACAATGACCAGTGGAGGAGTAATGCCAAATGCTGTTACTTACACAACCATTATAAATGCATATGGTAAGGCAGGGAATGAAGACAAGGCGTTAAAGTTGTTCGCCCAAATGAAGGAGTCGGGTTGTGTCCCTAATGTGTGCACATACAATGCGGTTCTTGCAATGCTAGGAAAAAAGATGAGATCAAAAGACATGATTAAGGTTTTCTGTGACATGAAGTTGAACAGATGTGCTCCTAATCGTGCTACGTGGAACACCATGCTTGCTGTGTGTGGTGATAAGGGTAAGCACAATTATGTCAACCAGGTTCTAAGAGAAATGAAGAACTGCGGATTTGAGCCTGATAAAGACACATTCAATACGTTAATTAGTGCATATGGTCGGTGTGGATCCGAAGTTGATGCTGCAAAAATGTATGGGGAAATGATTAAAGCTGGCTTTACTCCATGCGTAACAACTTATAATTCTCTTCTAAATGCTCTTGCAAGGCGAGGTGATTGGAAAGCAGCTGAATCTGTCATTCAGGACATGGCGAAGAAGGGCTTTAAGCCTAATGAAACCTCATACTCGCTTTTGCTTCATTGTTATTCCAAGAATGGGAACATCAAGGGCATAGAGAAAGTTGAGAAAGAAATCTACAATGGCCAGGTATTTCCCAGTTGGATGCTTTCAAGAACACTTGTCATAGCATATTCCAAGTGCAGGCACCTTAAGGGAATGGAAAGGACGTTTCAGCAACTGCAAAAGAATGGATACAAGCCTGATTTGGTCATAGTTAATGCCATGCTCTCTATGTTTGTTCGAAACAAGTTGTACGATAAGGCGCATGAAATGGTGCATTTTGTTCATGAAATCGGACTGCAGCCGAATCTTGTTACCTATAATAGCTTGATGGACTTGCATGCCCGAGAGGGCGAGTGTTGGAAAGCCGAAGAATTGCTCAAAGGAATCCAAAGCTCGGGTCATAAGCCGGATGTTGTGTCTTATAACACTGTCATTAAGGGGTTCTGCAAGCAAGGGCTCATGCAGGAGGCTATTAGAGTCCATTCGGAGATGACCGCTAACGGAATTCGACCGTGCATCTTCACATACAACACATTTTTGGCAGGCTATTCAGGGCAGGGGTTGTTCAAGGAAGCAGAAGAGGTGATTATGTATATGATTGAACACAATTGCAGGCCAAATGAGATGAGTTACAAGATTGTTGTTGATGCTTATTGTAAAGCAAAGAAATATAAAGAAGCAGTGATCTTTGTGTCAGAGATTAAGCAGTTTGATGACTCTTTTGATGACCAATCTGTGAAAAGGCTATCTTCTTACATTTGGGAGATTTCAGGGTCTTGA